The Ignavibacteriales bacterium genomic sequence CGGAGAAATCGAACACCTGTGTGACCAGGCGGCTCAGATTGTGGAGCGACGTCAGCTCGGTTTGCTTGCGTTCGTAGACCTCCGCTGTCGGCAAATGAAACAGGGTGCTGACGAACGCCATGCCGAAGTAGATCGCCCCGAAGATTGCATTCAGGCGGATAAAACTCTGCAGCGGCCCGTGATATGAAATAAATGCCCGCTCAATGAATGATTGATTGATGATCAGGCTGATGCCGAGAAATGCCAGAAACAGGAGTGCCGTATAGGCAATCGAGTACATCTTCTCCCGCCGGGAAAGATACACAACCCAGTTCTGTTTGAACGAGTTGACCACAATCAGAACGATGGCGATCGAGGAAAGAAGCGGACCGAAGATCATTCCGCCGCTCGGCAGCAAAGGCATTGCAGACGCGTTGGCGACAAGAAGAACTACAATGAACGCTATGAAGTTCCTTTTCGTCCATTTCTTCCGCTTGTAGTAGATGAGATCACGGATGGTGAGCAGCGTCATCATGGCGAACATGCCAAGGATAACCGCTGTCGACGAAAGCAGCAGCGAACTCAATGCAGTCTGTGAACCTGTTTCGGAGTCCGTCGGGAGCCAGGCCGGCCGGACGTTCTCCGACACCACGGTGACAACAAGCACACCAAGTGAATACGCCAGGAGTTTGCCGATGCTCTTTGGTACCGCGAGAGGTTTTGAACTGCGCGAGCCGTGAATGTAGAGGAACAACAAGGCGAATGCGACGAAGACGGCGATTTCGCGAATGGTGAACCAGCCCCCCTGACTCTGACTGACTGCCATCCGGACAATATCAATGAGGTATACCCCCATGAAGAGGATTACAGCACCGGCCAGAAGCACGATCTTCTTCAGGCGAGACATGCAGACACCCGGAGTTTGTTCCTCGTTATGGAGAGAGAATACACCACGTTATGTATTTCGTCAGGACAAGGAAAAAGTTACACGGTGCTCTGCAAATTCTCCAACTTTGGTGCATCGCGATGAATATTCGAATCGCTGAACTTCCACACAAGCCTGCACGGACGCTCTCAAACACTCGCGATTGCAATCCAGCGGTCAATATCGCGCGTCACGCTGGCATTAGGATAATCTTTCTTCACTTTCTTTAGCAGTTCAACCGCTTTCTCCTTGTTGCCAGCGAGTATGTGGTTCTGGGCAGCGTGGAACATGTTCTCCGGAACGTTCACGTCCTTCGCGGACATGAATGCGGCTTTTTCGTACGATGATGCAGCCTTCGCATGATCGCCATTCGCCTCGTAGCAGGCGCCGGCACCAGCGAGAGAAGAGGCAGAAATCAGATCGTCTTTCACACTGACATTGAGGTAGTATTTCAACGCCTTGTCATAGTCGCCCTGTGCGAAATAGCAGTTTGCAAGATAGAATCCGGCAAGCTCACCGGCCTTCGTGCTTCCGTAGTCATCGACAATCGACTGGAACCCCCGGATGTTCTCCTGCAGATTGCCATTGATCGCAAGGTCATATTTTCCCTGATCATAATATGGGAGAACCTTCCCCAGTTCTGTTGTCGCCTTCTGGTTGTTCGATGTCACGTTGTTCACGTACGCAACAATGAGGATGGCAAGCACGACGACGCCTGCAAGCACGCCGTTGACGATCTTCTTGTTGGTCTCGTACCACGAAGTCGCTTCAAAATACGATGTGACGAGACGATCCTCTTTGATCTCTTTCTTCGAAATTCTTTTCTTGGGCTTCAGCATACATCGTTCCTGTGTTGATGTGAAATGGGTTCGTTTGCTTGTGCGCCCGAGGCGATTCGAACGCCTGACCTACAGCTCCGGAGGCTGTCGCTCTATCCAGCTGAGCTACGGGCGCGGTGTGATAGCGATTGATGCCAAAGTCGGACACAACCGCCTGCCGGATATCGTGTAACTTGCCTACAGTAATGTAAGGTACGAAAGAATAGCCCGTCTCGCAAGGGATTTTGAATCCTTCCGAGGTCGTTTTCAAGGAGTATTCCGGATACTCCATGCTTCCAGTGCGGACATACACGAGGTTTCGATGGATTGCCTGCAGGGTCCCCTTCCCTGTCGAACCTGGATGGACCGTCATCGGGCATATTGCGACTAGAAACGAAAGGAGCTCATGCTTAACGCATGAGCTCCCGAACAAACAGCGGAACCTTCAGTCGTATTCGTCCTGTCCTCAGCTCAGGCAGCAGCCGTCCTAGCGAGGAGGGATCAGCTTCTTCACAATATCGACAAAATCGTCGACGTCAAACGGCTTGTTCACATACGCCATGGCACCCAGCGATTTTGCACGCTGTTGACCAAGTCGATCATCGAGACCCGTAAGAAAGATGAAAGGAACACTCGGAGTGCTCTGCAAAGCTTTCACACGTTCGAACATTGCGAACCCATCCATGCGCTCCATTTTCACGTCAGAGATGACAAGGTCCGGCGAATATGATGCAAACGCGTTCAATGCCTCTTCAGCACTGAACATAGTCTTCACAGCAAAGCCCTCGTCCTGAAGGACGCTGGCCATGATACTGACGAGTTGTTCCTCATCGTCGACGAGCATTATCTTCTTCATTGAACACCTTTGGGAGTGGTTGTTCTCGTCTGCCCGCGAGGAGGTTCTTGATTCCATCGCTTGCATTCAATATACACGCCGCAGGTTCCACCGGGTATGACGGGAAGCACAAGCTGCAAGCCGCCCGAAAACGCCCAAAGAAGGGCAATCCTGTGCTTTCCCCCTTCCCCTCCCTGTAATCAAAAGCAAAGGCCCAGAAGAATCCTGAGCCTTTGTGGTTTGAGCAACAAAACCCTACAACTGACTATTTCTTGCCAGGCGTTTTCTGAACAGCGGAATCTACCACGCTATTCTGACTTCGCCTCATCATCTCCAGCTCCATTTTCTTCGCCGACACAAATTCCTTGACACCTGTCGACGTACCGTACGAACGTTCGATGCGTTGGAGTACCTCGAGTCCCTTCTCGAAATTCCCCAACCCTTCGTACGTCTGGAGCAGTATCACCAGCGGGTTATATTGGGACAGCTGTTCGAGCGGCGCAGTATCCAATCCCGGGGCGAGTTCAGCAACAATCTCGCCGAGTATTTCGCGATGCTGCTTCGTGTCTCCCGCCATGGTGTAAAATGATGCGAGGTCGGACTTGAGCCGATAGTCCATGGAATGAATGCGCCGTGGAACCACCTGCTCCATCCTGTTGAGCACTTGGAGAACCTCATTCGGCTTGTTCTTGATGTTCGCCAGATACGTGGCAAGATTGAAGAACGGCTGCCTGTAGCTGGAGATCATGCGCCGTTGGTTTTCATCAAAGTGAATCGTTGAATCTGACAGACCCCGCCACAGGCATCCGTAGGCCGGACCCTTTGATGGTACAGGAACATCCGTGAAGAGATGCGCCTTCGTCCGCTCTTCATGAACAGCGCTCCAGTAGGCCTGCTTCCGCGCTGGAACGACCTTGAATGCAAGTCCCTGAAGTTCCAGATATTCTCTCAAGCCGATGTTGTTTGCCTCTCCCCCCGTCGTGATAGCGAAATAAATCGGTCGCCGCCAGTTTGATGTCCGGAGGATATCGAACACAAGAATATCCTGCACACGGAGCGCACTGACATTTCCGTATTGCAGCGTCGCCGGCATCACGAACCGCATGGTGTCAATAATCGCAGTGCTGTTCGCATCGACGTTGTCAGGAGAGTTCCATCCTTCAGTGGCGAATCGAGGTATGGGGATCTGAACCGTTTGAGTTTTGTACATCATTGGTTGGATGCCCTCGATCTGATCATCGGGGATACTCACCGGAACGGTCTTTGCTCCATAGGGCTCGCTGTGCTTGAGCTGTTTGATATACCAATCGGTATTCGCGAGGCTCAGGTTCACGATCCGGACATCGCGCCGGATTCCCTCTGCATCCTGTAAGTACCACAAGGGAAACGTATCGTTGTCTCCGGCCGTGATCAAGATGGCATCTTTTTCCACGCTCTGCAGAAGGTTGTAGGAGTAGTCCCATGCCAGGTAGTGACCATTCCGGGACATCGGATGGTAATTGGTGCGAAGCATGTTGCCCGGAACCAGGATCAACGCAATAGCGAACGTGCTGAATGCGACGATATTCAAGTTCTTTTCCGTCAGGCGCTCACGCAAGAACTCGAACACTGCCGATACGCCGATGCCGATCCACAGACAGAAGCTGAAAACCGAATACACAAAGAAGTAGTCTCGCTCGCGCGGCTGCTGCTCCTGCATGTTGAAGTAGAATGCCAAAAAGAATCCCGTCAAGAGAAAGAAAACCGACATCACGAAAGCGATCTTTTGGTTCTTTCGCCAATGATATACGAGACCAAGAATGCCGATGAGAAACGGAATGCCGTACAGCTGGGAGAACCGAACTCCCGCGTCCTGCCAATCCGCCTCTTTACCTATGAAATTCCATCCCATATAGCGGAGATACATGTGCTTGATCTGATACTCCCAGAAATAGTCCAGGTCGCTTGTGTACTTCTTGAAATTCTCCATCTTGTCCGGTTCAAGCGAGAACCTGCGATTCATGAGGGGAGTCTCGCCGTATTGATCGCGCTCGAGATAGGAAACGAGTCGTTTCAGATTGCTCGGATCGTTCTCGTTCATTGGCGTGTTGGCATTCGCGCGCATGAAGGTAACAAGGTATGTGGAATACCCGAGCACGATGAACAGAAAAGCCAACGAAGCAATATTCAGGATACGGTTGTTCTTGCGTGTGGAATACCGGACGAGATACATCGCCCCAAGGAGAATGCCGATTGCCACTGCGATCCAGATCTGGCTCTTATAGCCGAACACATCTGCATCGAGCATGGAGGGAAACCATTTCACAATGCCCGGATAGGCGGTCCAGAAAATAAGAGAAGCGACAACGCCGAACTTGAACACATCAGTCGAGAACAGGAACTCCCTCAGGCTCTTCTTATAGAAACGGAAGTAGACAAGAAGGATCGCAACAAAGAACCCAAGCAGTCCATGAATGTGGACACCAACTGTCAGACCCACCAAAAAGGTGATGAGCAAGAGATAGAGGTCGCTATGCTCGTCATACGCTTTTTCATACCACAGCAGGACAAGCCAGATAATGAGCGCGGTGAACAAGAGGCTCACATTTCTCGTTTCTACTTCAATCGAATTGAACCAAAACGTCGTGCTGAACGTGAGCGCAAGTGCACCGATAGCGGCTGAGCCATACAAGGAAAGAGCTTCGAACGGAGTCGACGGCAGCGAACGCCACATGAGTATTACACGTACCGTGATCAAATACAGCAGCACGACAACGATGCAGCTTGCCAGGAGGTTGACGAGGATCATTCTCAGCGCCAGGTCCGCCACAACCGGGATCATGGAAGCCACCCTCATGACCAGAACCAGCAGCGGAGAGCCCGGGGGATGCTGAACCTGCACTCCGATCGATGCCGCACAATGCTCACCCACATCCCAGAACACCACGGTTGGGGGAATCGTGCGCAAGTAGGTGAGAAGTGACACCACGAAAATGGCAAAAGCTACGATGCGATTGATTTTGTAATGATTCATCACGTTTCTTGATGTGATATGATAATTAGACGGAGTACTGCCCCGCATGGGGGCGAAAGAGCATGAAATGTAAGGAAAAGTTGATCAGGAAGGAAAGGCTTTTGATATCAGGTGCCGGATTCTTGTGCCCATCATGGTCAGAGGTACGGAATCAGTGCATTGGGTATTGACTCGAGTGAACCAGCACAGTTTCAATGAACAGAATCTCTCACTCCAGGCACTCTCGACAAGACATCCATTGCGACCCTAAATACGCGATCGTGCGATATGTCGTGCATACAAGCAAATGTCTTGATGGGGCACTTCTCCCCACCATGAATGGAGCACGGGCGACACTTCAGTCCAATCGTCTCGACGACAACGTCGAAGGGACCAGTCGGACCGAAACCGAAAGCAGGAACGGTGGCTCCGAATATTGCCACCACGGGCGTCCCCACGGCGGCAGCAAGATGCAGTGGCGCGCTGTCATTGCAGACAAGCACCCGGCACCTCCGCAGCAATTCGGCGGATTGCAGCAGGGTCAGAGTGCCTGACGCATCGTACACGAGAGAGGAATTGCTCAGTACCCTGATCTCATTACACAAGCCTTCGTCCTCGATTCCTCCGATGAGGACAACCTCGACATCCGCAGTATCGAAATTGACCGCAAGCGACGCAAATCGTTCTTTGGGCCATCGTTTTGTATTCCAGATGGTACCTGGCGCAATCGCAATAAGCTTCCCGGGGTTGCCAATCTCCAATTCGATCAACAAACGATCGACCTTCTTCCGGTCGGCTTCCGACGGATAGAGCCGCGGCAGTTCACGGGGGCCGGGCTCGATTTCCAAAGCATGAAGCAAGGAAAGATTCCGGTCAATCTCATGCAAATCCTCGTGATAGACCGCAGTCGCTGTCATGAGGAAACGACCTGCGCTTCTGTCGAATCCGATCCTCCGCGGAATTCCGGCAATCAACGCGAGTGCAGCGCTCCTCAGCGAGCGATGAGGAATCAGGGCAAGATCGTACGATCTGGACTGCAAGTCTTTGGCGAGTCGGAGCAGGCCCCGAATTCCCCGGTCCTTTCCGCGCTTGTCGAATGCTATCGCATCCCGAATGTCAGGGTGATTGACGAAGAGATCCCGCGACCCGGGAGTGACGACAATATCAACGGAAGAGCCTGGGAAGTGTTTTCGGAGAACCTGGATCAGAGGCAAGGTCAGAACAGCGTCGCCGATGAACGCTGTTTGAATGACGACAATGTTTTTCGGCTCCCCCATCAGTCATTCCCGGAGTGATAAGCCGGCGGCGGTACGTGCTTCCATCTCTTGTGCATCCACATCCATTGATCGGGAAAACGCCTGATGAAATCTTCCGTGATCTTCACGTGCCGTCTGGTCAGCTCGGTCACATTCTCGTCACTGTAATCCTTCAGGTCCGCAGATGGAACCTCTTTCACGTACGCATCATATGAGCCATCCGGTGCGCGGACGGGGAAAACGGCCACCAGAGGGGAACCCATCTTTAGACAGAACACCGAGGGTCCCTGATGTGTGGGCAGTTGCGTCCCAAAGAACTCAATCAGCACGTTTTCTTTTGGTGCTGCCTGGTCTGCCACGATGCCGACAGCCTCTCCGTTGCGTAGAGTTCTCATCACCTCACGCAAGGACGTTTCCATCGGGATGACCTTGTTCCCAAACCGCATCCTGCGAGCATCGATACTTCGATTCACAAGTCGGTTGGATTGCGTCTTGGCAATACCAGAAACCGGGAAACCGAGTTGGACGACGAGGCACCCACCGAGGAGTTCCCAGTTCCCGAAGTGGGCAGTCAGAATGAGCAGCCCCTTCCCTTTCTTGTGGGCATTCAGCAAAACGTCCGGGTGGTCGAAGCGCATTGATGCGTTCACCTGCTCGCGGCTCATCCTTGGATACCATACGAGCTCGAAGAGGGCGATTCCTACGCTCTTATAGGCCCCGCGGGCGATCTCGGCGATCTCGTCATCGGACTTTTCGGGAAATGCACGGCGCAAATTGCCGAGAGTGACGCCCTTACGATATCCGAGGTAGTCGAAGACAAATACGCCCAGAGTTCGCCCGAGCCACCTGGCACCGATAAGAGGCAGAAGCATTACGAGAAATGCAACCGTTTGGAAAGCAAGATATTCAACGACATGTCCAAGTCTCACGATTTCGACCTATCGCTCGCTCGAAGAATTTAAATAACTGTTTGGTGGCCAAAAGCCACTTCAAAAACGCACTTTCTAAACTACTTGCCAGAACTTCTCAGCGATTCTTGGCGCGCTTTGCGGTTATGTTCTAACCGCCAAGACCGCAAAAAAGCACCAAGGGGAGTATTGAGGAATGTTCTACTCACCCATCACCTTGACGATAACCCGCTTGCGTCGCTGACCGTCGAACTCGGCGTAATAAATCTGCTGCCACGGGCCGAAGTCCAGTTTGCCTTCGGTGACGGGAACGATGACTTCGTGATGGACTAACAGGCTCTTGAGGTGCGAATCACCATTCGATTCTCCCGTGCGGTGATGTCTGTAGTCCGGATCAAAGGGCGCGAGCTTCTCGAGCCACTCGTCAATATCCTGAATCAATCCCGATTCAGCATCATTCACATATACTCCCGCCGTAATATGCATGGCGGAGACGAGGATCATGCCTTCCCTGATACCGCTCTTCGCCAGAATCTTCTCCACTTCCGGCGTGATATTGAGATATTCGCGGTGTTTCTTTGTGCTAAACCACAGATATTCAGTAAGCGTTTTCATACTATATCTCTCAGCGTTGTGAGGCCGGAACAAATACCCTGCAACCCAATCCGCCGATCTCAAGCGGCAGCTTCCCTCCATGGAGTGTTGCAGCACTGCCTGTGAAGTACTCCTTCAACTCCCTTGCCTTCCAACTGCTCACGTCGATGCTGACAGAACGCGGATCACGCGCGAAGTTCAGGACGACGAGAACTTCATCATTACCCGCCCGCCGCACAAACGAGTACACCTTTTCTCCATCGGAGTTCTTCACTGAAACGTACTCCCCATTTCGGAGAGCGGGATGTGTGGATCGCAATCGTGTCAATGCCCGATAAAACGCACGGAACTCATAATTCTTCGTCCAATCAATATCCACTTTTTCAAACAAGCTCAGCTTCTTGTCGTTCCCAACTTCCTCACCATTGTACAGGAGGGGAACACCAGGATACGTGAATGTCAGAAGGGCTGTCATCTTTGCCCCTTGCGGAGAAAATTTCAAGACGGCAGGCGAATCCCATGCATTCTTGTCGTGGTTCGTGTTGAACCGCATACGGAGGGAGCCTTTTGGAAACTGGTACGACTCCGTCGTCAGGATGTCATCGAAAACTTTGACGGGCGTCGAACCACCGATGACTTTGGCCAGCACGTCATAGAGAGTCCAGGAATACGTCATATCGAATGCTTCCGCGTGGTGTTCGGGAAGTGTTCCCTCCGAAAGCATCATGATAGGTTTGATCTTATCGAGTTCCTTTCGGGCACGGTTCCAGAAATCGGTGGGAACCATCTCTGCGACGTCACAGCGAAATCCATCGATGCCGATATCTCTGACCCAGTATTTCATCATCTCGATCATATGCTTCCGAAGTTCGTGCCGGTCATAATTCAGATCGGCTACATCGGTCCAGTCCGCGTTGGGAGAAACGATTGCTCCATCCGCGTTCGTCGTGAACCACTCGGGATGTTCCATCATCAGCCGGCTGTCCCACGAAGTATGGTTCGCCACGAGGACGATAATGATCTTCATACCCTGGGAATGCGCAGCGGCAACGAGGGATTTGAAATCGTCAAGCGTGCCGAATTCAGGATTCACCTTGTAGTAGTCCTGGACCGCATAGGGACTCCCGAGCGTTCCCTTTCGGTTGAGCTCTCCGGTCGGATGAATCGGCATCAGCCAGAGGACTGTAACGCCGAGGTCCTTCAGTTCGGGGAGACGTCGTTCGAGTTCTCCGAAGGTTCCGCCTTTCGAAAAGGATCGAAGATAGACCTCGTAGAGAACCGCATCGCTCACCCAATCCTGGCTCGGGCGGGCGGGGTGTTCCGAGTACTTTGTCTTGTACATTTCAAGTACGCGATCTCTCGGAACCAGCTTGACCGGTTTGTAGATACCACCCGGACCGCTATGATCATCCACACGGATCACAAGCTCTTTTATCCCCGGAGTGATGTCCACGGGCAGGTCCACATAGAAAGGTTCACTGTAACCCGTGTGCGAGCCGATCTTGACCCCATCCAGCCAGACGTCGGCATCGTCATCGACCCCGCCAAAAAATATCACCGAGTTCCTCTGATTCTCGCCAATACTCAGCGTCGTTACGTACCATCCCGGGCCGTCATAGGAAAGCAGGTTGTAACGGTCCCAATAGTCGGGTACATCCATCGCCGTCCAATCAGAACGGTCATGCCCCTTGTCGAACCACCGTTGGGAAACGCCGGTGTTCATTGAATCGACTTTGAACTTCCACACACCGTTCAGCGACATTGCGAAATCCTCTTTCCGGGAGCATCCGATAAGCAACGAGACCACGAAGAGCATAAGGAGCGGGATCAACTTCTCAGAATGGTTATGTCTCATCAGGTATTCTTCATCAATAGAACAAGATTCATGCAGTAAGAAACGGAGGCTGCTGTCATCCCTTCACGCTTCCAAGCGTCAATCCGGAAACAAGCCACCTGCTGAGCGCCAGGAACAACACCACAACGGGAATCATAACGATAATCGATGCGGCACCATACAGTCCCCACTCAGTACTCATGCTCGCCTCGAACGACTTCAGTCCGATCGGAAGTGTCCAGAGATCTGTGTCTTGAAGAATCTGGGCAGCCACGATATATTCCGACCAGGCGGACATGAACGAGAACAATGCTGTGATCACGAGCGCGGGTGCAGCGAGCGGCAAAATAACGCGGTAGAAAGCCGAAAAATGCGTACAGCCATCAATCCGTGCCGCCTCTTCAAGACTTATGGGGATCGTGTCGTAAAATCCCTTCATCGTCCAGATGCAGAACGGAAGCGCCGTGGCAGAATAGACGATCAGGATACCGAGATAGGAATTGATGAGTCCGAGATTGATAAGCATGATATACATCGGGAGCAGAAGCATCGTGCCGGGGAACATCTGTGTCGTCAGTAGGCTGAGGAGGCCGGCTTTTTTTCCAACGAACCTGAAGCGTGAGAATCCGTAGCCTGCCAGCGAAGCGAATACCACGCCTGTCAACGTCACTGTCAGCGAGACGAGAGCGCTGTTCCCGAGCCAGACGAGGAAATCGCGCTCCGCGATCAGTTTGACGTAGTTC encodes the following:
- a CDS encoding tetratricopeptide repeat protein, producing the protein MLKPKKRISKKEIKEDRLVTSYFEATSWYETNKKIVNGVLAGVVVLAILIVAYVNNVTSNNQKATTELGKVLPYYDQGKYDLAINGNLQENIRGFQSIVDDYGSTKAGELAGFYLANCYFAQGDYDKALKYYLNVSVKDDLISASSLAGAGACYEANGDHAKAASSYEKAAFMSAKDVNVPENMFHAAQNHILAGNKEKAVELLKKVKKDYPNASVTRDIDRWIAIASV
- a CDS encoding response regulator, encoding MKKIMLVDDEEQLVSIMASVLQDEGFAVKTMFSAEEALNAFASYSPDLVISDVKMERMDGFAMFERVKALQSTPSVPFIFLTGLDDRLGQQRAKSLGAMAYVNKPFDVDDFVDIVKKLIPPR
- a CDS encoding DUF2723 domain-containing protein — translated: MNHYKINRIVAFAIFVVSLLTYLRTIPPTVVFWDVGEHCAASIGVQVQHPPGSPLLVLVMRVASMIPVVADLALRMILVNLLASCIVVVLLYLITVRVILMWRSLPSTPFEALSLYGSAAIGALALTFSTTFWFNSIEVETRNVSLLFTALIIWLVLLWYEKAYDEHSDLYLLLITFLVGLTVGVHIHGLLGFFVAILLVYFRFYKKSLREFLFSTDVFKFGVVASLIFWTAYPGIVKWFPSMLDADVFGYKSQIWIAVAIGILLGAMYLVRYSTRKNNRILNIASLAFLFIVLGYSTYLVTFMRANANTPMNENDPSNLKRLVSYLERDQYGETPLMNRRFSLEPDKMENFKKYTSDLDYFWEYQIKHMYLRYMGWNFIGKEADWQDAGVRFSQLYGIPFLIGILGLVYHWRKNQKIAFVMSVFFLLTGFFLAFYFNMQEQQPRERDYFFVYSVFSFCLWIGIGVSAVFEFLRERLTEKNLNIVAFSTFAIALILVPGNMLRTNYHPMSRNGHYLAWDYSYNLLQSVEKDAILITAGDNDTFPLWYLQDAEGIRRDVRIVNLSLANTDWYIKQLKHSEPYGAKTVPVSIPDDQIEGIQPMMYKTQTVQIPIPRFATEGWNSPDNVDANSTAIIDTMRFVMPATLQYGNVSALRVQDILVFDILRTSNWRRPIYFAITTGGEANNIGLREYLELQGLAFKVVPARKQAYWSAVHEERTKAHLFTDVPVPSKGPAYGCLWRGLSDSTIHFDENQRRMISSYRQPFFNLATYLANIKNKPNEVLQVLNRMEQVVPRRIHSMDYRLKSDLASFYTMAGDTKQHREILGEIVAELAPGLDTAPLEQLSQYNPLVILLQTYEGLGNFEKGLEVLQRIERSYGTSTGVKEFVSAKKMELEMMRRSQNSVVDSAVQKTPGKK
- the waaF gene encoding lipopolysaccharide heptosyltransferase II; translation: MGEPKNIVVIQTAFIGDAVLTLPLIQVLRKHFPGSSVDIVVTPGSRDLFVNHPDIRDAIAFDKRGKDRGIRGLLRLAKDLQSRSYDLALIPHRSLRSAALALIAGIPRRIGFDRSAGRFLMTATAVYHEDLHEIDRNLSLLHALEIEPGPRELPRLYPSEADRKKVDRLLIELEIGNPGKLIAIAPGTIWNTKRWPKERFASLAVNFDTADVEVVLIGGIEDEGLCNEIRVLSNSSLVYDASGTLTLLQSAELLRRCRVLVCNDSAPLHLAAAVGTPVVAIFGATVPAFGFGPTGPFDVVVETIGLKCRPCSIHGGEKCPIKTFACMHDISHDRVFRVAMDVLSRVPGVRDSVH
- a CDS encoding lysophospholipid acyltransferase family protein; translated protein: MRLGHVVEYLAFQTVAFLVMLLPLIGARWLGRTLGVFVFDYLGYRKGVTLGNLRRAFPEKSDDEIAEIARGAYKSVGIALFELVWYPRMSREQVNASMRFDHPDVLLNAHKKGKGLLILTAHFGNWELLGGCLVVQLGFPVSGIAKTQSNRLVNRSIDARRMRFGNKVIPMETSLREVMRTLRNGEAVGIVADQAAPKENVLIEFFGTQLPTHQGPSVFCLKMGSPLVAVFPVRAPDGSYDAYVKEVPSADLKDYSDENVTELTRRHVKITEDFIRRFPDQWMWMHKRWKHVPPPAYHSGND
- a CDS encoding secondary thiamine-phosphate synthase enzyme YjbQ, which encodes MKTLTEYLWFSTKKHREYLNITPEVEKILAKSGIREGMILVSAMHITAGVYVNDAESGLIQDIDEWLEKLAPFDPDYRHHRTGESNGDSHLKSLLVHHEVIVPVTEGKLDFGPWQQIYYAEFDGQRRKRVIVKVMGE
- a CDS encoding alpha-amylase family glycosyl hydrolase — encoded protein: MRHNHSEKLIPLLMLFVVSLLIGCSRKEDFAMSLNGVWKFKVDSMNTGVSQRWFDKGHDRSDWTAMDVPDYWDRYNLLSYDGPGWYVTTLSIGENQRNSVIFFGGVDDDADVWLDGVKIGSHTGYSEPFYVDLPVDITPGIKELVIRVDDHSGPGGIYKPVKLVPRDRVLEMYKTKYSEHPARPSQDWVSDAVLYEVYLRSFSKGGTFGELERRLPELKDLGVTVLWLMPIHPTGELNRKGTLGSPYAVQDYYKVNPEFGTLDDFKSLVAAAHSQGMKIIIVLVANHTSWDSRLMMEHPEWFTTNADGAIVSPNADWTDVADLNYDRHELRKHMIEMMKYWVRDIGIDGFRCDVAEMVPTDFWNRARKELDKIKPIMMLSEGTLPEHHAEAFDMTYSWTLYDVLAKVIGGSTPVKVFDDILTTESYQFPKGSLRMRFNTNHDKNAWDSPAVLKFSPQGAKMTALLTFTYPGVPLLYNGEEVGNDKKLSLFEKVDIDWTKNYEFRAFYRALTRLRSTHPALRNGEYVSVKNSDGEKVYSFVRRAGNDEVLVVLNFARDPRSVSIDVSSWKARELKEYFTGSAATLHGGKLPLEIGGLGCRVFVPASQR
- a CDS encoding sugar ABC transporter permease, producing MATQTKRSRFLQHAATHVVLVVFALISIFPIWQVLNISLRPGNQLLSTSLELLPAQASFQNYVKLIAERDFLVWLGNSALVSLTVTLTGVVFASLAGYGFSRFRFVGKKAGLLSLLTTQMFPGTMLLLPMYIMLINLGLINSYLGILIVYSATALPFCIWTMKGFYDTIPISLEEAARIDGCTHFSAFYRVILPLAAPALVITALFSFMSAWSEYIVAAQILQDTDLWTLPIGLKSFEASMSTEWGLYGAASIIVMIPVVVLFLALSRWLVSGLTLGSVKG